In Zingiber officinale cultivar Zhangliang chromosome 6A, Zo_v1.1, whole genome shotgun sequence, a single genomic region encodes these proteins:
- the LOC121998267 gene encoding uncharacterized protein LOC121998267, translated as MAPAAQLPFLFLFALCQLLLRAQAAAKAVPVVGNISKVDDSELFHIYYGQSFKVIKNSVDGKSYLLMQSNSRMAARTKYCTGRIKSFVVPLSNYSVDTTKFPVSFFELLGLLESFKGMTSDQITSQCLLKSYISGGIQLVRKTDMQQLTQFSAHFISNVEQQQACNFAAFVPLDERTPLQRAEWIKYLATFTNSEVRANSVYDAVKENYMCLKKAAANLTSKFKPIVAWVVYNQGVWSFSKESFESEFVRDAGGENIDDTISENNYNVSDPDDMDNFHAILCTVDVVIDQTYVAQPEVYKLSTFLENMDVEDDSRFAFLTNQRVWRYDKRVYNSAVLDWFDGAISQPQLVLADLIEAFFPTGNYNTTYFRNIAKDEGVIAMDPELCDRNPSTPMDPVIVPCQ; from the exons ATGGCTCCAGCTGCTCAGTTACCGTTCCTCTTCCTCTTCGCCTTGTGCCAGCTACTGCTGCGAGCTCAGGCGGCGGCGAAGGCGGTTCCGGTGGTGGGCAACATCTCCAAGGTGGACGACTCCGAGCTGTTCCATATCTACTATGGCCAGAGCTTCAAGGTCATCAAGAACAGCGTCGATGGCAAAAGCTATCTTCTTATGCAG AGTAATTCGAGGATGGCTGCGAGAACAAAGTACTGCACTGGAAGGATCAAATCCTTCGTCGTTCCACTTTCAAATTATTCTGTCGACACGACGAAATTTCCAG TGTCATTCTTTGAG TTGCTGGGCCTCCTGGAGAGCTTCAAGGGAATGACATCAGATCAAATTACTTCTCAGTGTTTACTCAAATCTTACATTAGTGGTGGTATCCAACTAGTTAGAAAGACAGACATGCAACAACTGACTCAATTCTCTGCACATTTCATCAGCAATGTAGAACAACAGCAAGCCTGCAATTTTGCTGCTTTTGTACCTCTAGATGAAAGAACTCCATTACAG AGAGCTGAATGGATCAAGTACCTAGCAACCTTTACAAACTCAGAAGTCAGAGCAAATTCAGTTTATGATGCT GTTAAAGAAAATTACATGTGCTTAAAAAAAGCTGCTGCAAACCTTACATCCAAATTCAAGCCCATTGTAGCATGGGTGGTGTATAACCAG GGAGTATGGTCATTTTCTAAAGAAAGTTTCGAATCAGAG TTTGTAAGGGATGCAGGAGGAGAGAACATTGATGACACTATCAGCGAAAATAACTACAATGTTTCAGATCCAGACGATATGGACAATTTCCATGCGATCCTTTGT ACAGTGGATGTTGTGATCGATCAGACATATGTAGCACAGCCTGAAGTGTACAAGTTGTCAACATTTCTTGAGAACATGGACGTTGAAGATGACTCCCGTTTCGCCTTTCTGACCAACCAAAGGGTATGGAGATATGATAAGAGAGTTTACAACTCTGCTGTTCTCG ACTGGTTTGATGGAGCCATCTCTCAGCCGCAGTTGGTTTTAGCAGACCTAATTGAGGCCTTCTTCCCAACAGGCAACTACAACACAACCTACTTCAGAAACATTGCCAAG GATGAAGGAGTCATCGCCATGGATCCAGAGTTATGTGATAGAAATCCTTCCACGCCCATGGACCCTGTTATTGTACCTTGCCAATGA
- the LOC121998265 gene encoding coiled-coil domain-containing protein 124-like — protein sequence MPKKMGVNTKAEEARARRSAAEADRKERETKEKEEKYWRDAEGSKSRASKKREDDAEKRAEAAARRAETRRIAEQEQRDLEAAGRRPDQKASRVSIPVPKVTEAQLQRRREEEQQRILQTSEVAKKRQSRTADEEEYHRIVMVENTNRDDSIIEAHNVDEAIAKMVLSEPALPADRHPERRLKASFKAFEEEELPKLKEEKPGLTFNQYRDMIWKLWKKSPDNPLNQTGVAGAAD from the exons ATGCCGAAGAAGATGGGCGTGAACACGAAGGCAGAGGAGGCGCGAGCCCGCCGGAGCGCCGCTGAAGCGGATCGCAAGGAACGGGAGACcaaggagaaagaggagaagtACTGGCGGGATGCGGAGGGTTCCAAATCCCGCGCTTCAAAGAAGCGGGAGGACGATGCGGAGAAGCGTGCGGAAGCAGCCGCTCGCCGCGCCGAGACCCGCAGGATCGCAGAGCAGGAACAACGTGATCTGGAGGCCGCTGGACGCCGGCCCGACCAAAAGGCTTCCCGCGTCTCGATTCCGGTCCCCAAGGTCACTGAGGCCCAACTCCAGCGCCGCCGCGAGGAGGAACAACAGCGCATCCTTCAGACCTCTGAGGTCGCCAAGaaacgccagagccgaaccgCCGACGAGGAGGAGTACCACCGGATCGTGATGGTGGAGAATACCAATCGCGATGACTCTATCATCGAAGCCCATAACGTAGACGAGGCGATTGCGAAGATGGTTCTTTCGGAGCCCGCTTTACCTGCTGATCGTCATCCAGAGAGGAGGCTTAAGGCTTCGTTCAAG GCATTCGAAGAAGAGGAGCTTCCCAAATTGAAGGAAGAGAAACCAGGCCTGACCTTTAATCAGTACAGGGATATGATATGGAAGCTTTGGAAGAAATCCCCTGACAACCCCCTCAACCAG ACTGGCGTTGCTGGTGCTGCTGACTGA